The following are encoded together in the Theileria orientalis strain Shintoku DNA, chromosome 1, complete genome genome:
- a CDS encoding uncharacterized protein (CS domain containing protein), with the protein MSEDNTDSCYELAGSEDGEFAYSLFDDFKSTDAFEVYDYMEQKYGFKYNLLGTSTLHRVALLKYLQEKKDANKDVLEAYNTLKNNKNLVLDNFENYVKPPFKNEKLIWGFMESSDSEAEGSVLSNYVPNYPKKEELDRKNDKNGEDT; encoded by the coding sequence ATGTCGGAAGATAATACAGATTCCTGCTACGAATTGGCCGGTTCTGAAGATGGAGAATTCGCCTACAGTCTATTTGACGATTTCAAGTCCACTGACGCCTTTGAAGTTTACGATTATATGGAACAGAAATACGGCTTCAAATATAATCTACTTGGTACTTCGACCTTACACAGAGTTGCACTACTGAAATACCTGCAGGAGAAAAAAGATGCAAACAAGGATGTTCTAGAGGCCTACAATACactaaaaaacaataaaaaccTGGTTTTAgataattttgaaaattatgTTAAGCCCCCGTTTAAAAACGAAAAGTTGATTTGGGGATTTATGGAAAGTAGTGATAGTGAGGCTGAAGGATCAGTGCTATCAAATTACGTCCCAAACTATCCGAAAAAGGAAGAATTAGATCGCAAAAATGATAAGAACGGCGAAGATACGTAA
- a CDS encoding tryptophanyl-tRNA synthetase, translated as MKMVEKACSFVESSFHIIKGAACMAFSIPTGRSTKSLKRSANGGVITLTNLKSMPTESDYNLFKQLVKAKVAEDAKFRVLNVERKVAESVYGDSIYDDFKVPESVKRLRLVILKEWNINANVNQVLNSTGLIREITINKLKYKPETNMLEIGFNVTPGDQEILCSEEVVNSEAECPSKQNTLPATELEYNYGAFSEIFFVNSRPANKEKEEKVVDYEKLTEQFGCSLITKETLERVKRIVGEVHPFLRRGLFFCHRDLDLLLDHVERGKKFFIYTGRGPSSESLHLGHLIPFMFTRWLQKAFRVPVVIMLSDDEKFVFREELDLEEVGKLSLENAKDIIAIGFDPELTFIFRNTDYISYLYKVGLKLQKKTTFNQLRGCFGFDASTNVGMLAYPLIEGAASFSESFPHIFGDDKEVMCLVPQGIDQDPFFRLTRGLAPKLGLHKPALIHSKFIPSLLGVNSKMSSSIEGSAVFVTDTPEMIRKKIHKYAFSGGRATAKEHMELGPDLEVDVSYQYLRFLVDDDDELEKMTENYKSGRMLSGQLKDKLVEVLVPIVQNHQELRKKVDDEMLKRFMDPDRESFQRLQFQKIKLQLYHWNEENHLVELMLNQRVHFELIVRAPVSIDRWNDLSSSLCHSCQIYAYIVESYIVKNAFGINPRRLILLVVPCHSPLTFFLNVKILSSKKSTNTLVLWL; from the exons atgaaaatggTTGAAAAGGCCTGCAGTTTTGTGGAAAGCTCCTTTCATATCATTAAGGGAGCAGCCTGTATGGCCTTTTCAATTCCAACCGGACGGTCCACTAAATCTCTGAAAAGATCT GCAAATGGCGGAGTGATAACGCTGACTAATCTGAAGAGTATGCCGACGGAGAGCGactataatttgtttaagCAGCTGGTAAAGGCTAAG GTGGCGGAGGACGCTAAGTTCAGAGTGTTAAATGTGGAAAGAAAAGTAGCGGAATCAGTGTACGGAGATTCAATATACGACGATTTCAAAGTCCCAGAATCAGTAAAACG GTTGCGGTTGGTCATCCTCAAGGAGTGGAACATCAACGCGAACGTAAACCAGGTGTTAAACTCGACCGGGTTAATCAGGGagataacaataaataagctCAAATATAAGCCGGAGACGAACATG CTGGAGATCGGATTCAACGTGACGCCCGGAGACCAGGAGATTTTGTGCAGCGAGGAAGTGGTGAACTCTGAGGCCGAGTGCCCCTCGAAACAGAACACACTGCCCGCAACGGAACTGGAATACAACTACGGAGCCTTTTCTGAGATATTCTTCGTGAATTCAAGACCCGCGaacaaggaaaaggaagagaaGGTCGTGGACTACGAGAAGTTAACGGAACAATTCGGATGCTCCTTAATAACCAAGGAAACATTGGAAAG GGTTAAGAGAATAGTGGGAGAAGTGCACCCGTTTTTAAGAAGAGgcctcttcttctgccACAGAGACCTCgacctgctgctggaccACGTGGAAAGAGGAAAGAAGTTCTTCATATACACCGGAAGAGGGCCATCGTCAGAATCACTGCATCTAG GACACCTAATACCCTTCATGTTCACGCGCTGGCTTCAAAAGGCCTTTAGAGTGCCAGTGGTCATCATGCTGAGTGACGACGAGAAGTTCGTATTCAGAgaggagctggacctggaggaaGTCGGGAAGCTGTCGCTGGAAAACGCGAAGGACATCATAGCAATAGGCTTCGACCCCGAACTCACGTTCATATTCCGAAACACGGACTACATAAGTTACCTCTACAAGGTGGGCCTGAAGTTGCAGAAGAAGACAACGTTTAACCAGCTGAGAGGGTGCTTTGGATTCGACGCCTCGACGAACGTGGGAATGCTGGCCTACCCACTGATAGAGGGAGCGGCGTCATTCAGCGAGTCCTTTCCGCACATATTCGGAGACGACAAGGAAGTGATGTGTCTAGTACCACAG GGGATAGACCAGGACCCTTTTTTTAGATTAACACGAGGGCTGGCGCCAAAACTGGGATTACACAAGCCAGCACTGATACACTCTAAATTTATACCATCGCTACTAG gagtaaatagtaaaatgtCGTCATCAATTGAAGGATCGGCAGTATTTGTGACAGATACCCCTGAAATGATAAGGAAAAAGATACATAAATACGCCTTTTCAG GTGGAAGAGCCACAGCAAAAGAACACATGGAGCTTGGACCGGATTTAGAAGTGGATGTGTCATATCAATACCTAAGATTCTTAGTAGATGACGATGACGAGCTGGAAAAAATGACTGAAAACTATAAGTCGGGAAGAATGTTGTCAGGGCAGCTGAAAGATAAGCTAGTGGAAGTGTTGGTCCCGATAGTTCAAAATCATCAG GAATTGAGAAAAAAAGTAGATGACGAGATGTTGAAAAGATTTATGGATCCAGATAGAGAGTCGTTTCAGCG GTTAcaatttcaaaaaataaagttgcAACTGTACCACTGGAATGAAGAGAACCATCTGGTTGAACTGATGTTGAACCAGAGAGTCCACTTTGAGTTGATTGTACGGGCTCCTGTTTCCATCGATAGGTGGAATGATTTAAGTAGCAGTTTGTGTCATTCATGCCAAATTTATGCATATATTGTTGAGAGCTACATTGTGAAAAACGCTTTTGGGATAAACCCCCGTAGATTAATACTCTTAGTGGTCCCCTGCCACTCTccattaacattttttttaaatgttaaaatattatccTCTAAGAAAAGCACAAATACTTTGGTTTTATGGTTATAA
- a CDS encoding uncharacterized protein (zinc finger, C2HC5-type domain containing protein), which translates to MEDFKKPNLIAYRKDSSNKLFKVEKKQKGVQTTNIKPSEEPIVQKVKESNRRNCGCNGRDHEVFSNCINCGRLVCILEKEGPCFNCNSYVYPVDSPDLPKNYLEHPHYQQSILIRNKLLSCDKEYLSEDFKINDLHGGWFEESRDVYNEDAEIAMEMYIQEESEKQQQQGLLKYDLDLLTGTLSYSKKDDS; encoded by the exons ATGgaagattttaaaaaacctAATTTAATCGCATATAGAAAGGATTCTTCAAACAAGTTGTTTAAAGTagagaagaagcagaagggTGTTCAAACAACTAATATTAAACCATCTGAGGAGCCGATTGTGCAAAAGGTTAAGGAATCAA ATAGACGCAACTGTGGCTGTAATGGCAGGGACCACGAAGTTTTTAGTAACTGTATAAATTGTGGTAGgctagtgtgtatattagaGAAGGAAGGACCCTGTTTCAACTGCAATAGCTACGTTTACCCTGTCGACTCACCGGACTTGCCAAAAAATTACCTGGAGCATCCACATTATCAACAAA GTATATTAATAAGAAATAAGCTACTAAGTTGCGATAAGGAGTACTTGAGCGAAgactttaaaataaatgatttgCACGGCGGCTGGTTTGAGGAGTCGCGGGACGTGTACAACGAGGACGCTGAAATCGCAATGGAGATGTACATTCAAGAGGAGTCGGAaaagcagcagcagcaag GATTGCTGAAGTATGACCTGGACCTACTGACCGGCACACTAAGTTACTCAAAAAAGGACGATTcctaa
- a CDS encoding long-chain-fatty-acid--CoA ligase 5 has protein sequence MKYTYSVPVEGSEEDGYTAVYRNPNYKDKLLSCEDYFDGKIQTGWDVFQRGLSLSENSPCIGKRTVKEGVLGDFEYLTYREVEKMVKDVGSGLLHLNKFKEATLKEFNDTKVKMLGIYSVNTPEWLMCEQVCNAFGLTLVPLYDTLGEQSTEYILNTTELSVVVCDNKCAFKLLNLMPRLNNSLSLVVVIGVDNVDPGLSYKNVTFMTWNEVVQRGRNNPREFTPAKPTDVNTISYTSGVSGVPKGVIVSQHQHTSLVVIVNRIVCDYKTTEIDSPRVHLSYLPLSHMYERLYISCSYIEGSVVGVFSGDVKNVLDDIKTLKPNVFPSVPRLYMRIHDKVFSTVSQKNFLVKMLFNMGLNSKLKKIKRSGEVTHRVWDKILFKKFKRLLGGNVEWMLTGSAPLSPKVFDNIRALFSIPLISGYGLTETCAGAFHTEKYDSDSSHVGGPVPTMEFRLKSLPDFNYYVTDKNPRGELLLRGYNIVKSYYRSDETNRESFENGWFLTGDIAELLPNGAIRIIDRRKNIFKLSQGEYISPEKLEAIITAVPVVCQAYVTGKSEYLNPVAVVVPDELELELWAKKNNCSKMSRKEVASSKQFKDFLTNEMKKVFDTSGVKGFEKVKTFHIDDELFAIENDLLTTTNKLKRLEKVEYRMEDEENKLNIAKISGIVKDGDITACKTLILNDGGITQVEDLYSMKSLEKVTLCNNKIRDMSVPNISKLVNLEVLILSHNNIESFKSPNTFMNKLKKITLSHNKLREFPISDKYPVLAELRLNSNKILTLPNNLELYSCLKILDLGNNQIVNVRGLYKLSNLKDLNLSNNPSVDVKEVLSNLKQLKIYNSHPIEYYKKGDSDGVISASNSDSNLAGVKSTEATSGANTNSYVSSSIESKNNKNKRVRRRRGLVTTDLNLINTAEVRPAVFLSSMGYIACESLVFKHEDSYYLDTLRLNCSALLHILKRRKLGSKVNIGLIGSQVYVEPPAEIRSLVEDGATKSEDVLRFLDVRNRFFGNRYYRLLDATTVEEATKGASTPSSEDVGPYEKTMLLNCFLLDFLFSSSASASTTTRVSASKVMLFDLNLDKFNYINHNKGCYVGQETVNRILNKILINKYRMYLLINKEGIDDTTSDTNISGTGSSVMEELSELKLVECLRKSHGNCDKRGMYVFIKKIMSDLRPVVLSKVSSSDKGLIDSKKLILLTLFDDFGFVLLNRNTELGEININSRLYSLHPVT, from the exons atgaaatacaCATACTCAGTACCAGTGGAGGGTTCGGAAGAAGATG GTTACACCGCCGTTTACCGTAACCCGAATTACAAGGATAAATTGCTATCCTGCGAAGATTACTTTGATGGGAAAATACAAACAGG ATGGGATGTGTTCCAGAGAGGACTGAGTCTCTCAGAAAACTCGCCCTGCATAGGCAAAAGAACAGTGAAGGAAGGAGTTTTGGGAGATTTCGAGTACCTGACGTACAGAGAAGTGGAAAAAATGGTGAAGGACGTGGGAAGCGGCCTGCTGCACCTGAACAAGTTCAAGGAGGCGACGCTGAAGGAGTTCAACGACACCAAGGTCAAAATGCTGGGAATTTACTCAGTTAACACGCCAGAATGGCTGATGTGCGAGCAGGTGTGCAACGCATTCGGCCTAACACTGGTGCCTCTGTACGATACACTGGGAGAACAGTCGACGGAATACATACTAAACACAACAG agtTGAGCGTGGTAGTGTGTGACAATAAATGCGCATTTAAGCTCCTGAACCTTATGCCGAGGCTGAACAACAGTTTGAGtctggtagtagtaataggAGTCGACAACGTGGACCCAGGACTTAGCTACAAAAACGTGACCTTCATGACGTGGAACGAAGTGGTGCAGCGCGGAAGGAATAACCCGCGAGAGTTTACGCCAGCGAAACCGACGGACGTAAACACAATATCATACACATCAGGAGTCTCAGGAGTGCCCAAAGGAGTAATAGTGTCGCAGCATCAGCACACCTCACTTGTAGTAATAGTGAATAGAATAG TCTGCGACTATAAAACGACGGAAATCGACAGCCCGAGAGTGCACTTGAGCTACCTGCCGCTGTCTCACATGTACGAAAGATTGTACATCTCATGCTCGTATATTGAAGGGAGCGTGGTGGGAGTCTTCTCAGGAGACGTTAAAAACGTGCTCGACGACATCAAGACACTTAAGCCAAACGTGTTCCCATCAGTGCCCAGGTTATACATGAGAATACACGACAAGGTCTTCTCAACAGTCTCGCAGAAAAACTTTCTGGTGAAAATGCTTTTTAACATGGGACTAaactcgaagctgaagaagattaaAAGGTCGGGAGAAGTAACACACAGGGTGTGGGACAAGATACTCTTTAAGAAGTTTAAGAGACTGCTGGGAGGGAACGTGGAGTGGATGCTGACAGGGTCAGCACCACTGTCGCCAAAAGTGTTCGACAACATAAGAGCACTGTTCTCAATACCTCTAATTTCA GGATATGGGCTCACAGAAACATGTGCAGGGGCGTTCCACACGGAAAAATACGACAGTGACTCAAGTCACGTGGGAGGACCAGTGCCAACGATGGAATTCAGACTAAAGTCACTTCCAGACTTTAACTACTACGTAACGGATAAAAATCCAAg GGGAGAGTTACTTTTGAGAGGCTATAACATAGTGAAGTCGTATTACAGAAGCGATGAAACAAACAGAGAGTCCTTTGAAAATGGATG GTTTCTAACGGGAGATATTGCAGAGCTTCTTCCAAACGGCGCCATTAGAATAATAGATCGCCGcaaaaacatatttaagcTGTCACAG GGAGAGTACATATCACCTGAAAAGTTGGAGGCGATAATAACAGCAGTGCCAGTAGTGTGCCAAGCGTACGTAACAGGGAAATCAGAATAC TTGAACccagtagcagtagtagtgcCAGATGAACTAGAGCTTGAATTATGGGCgaaaaaaaacaattgcAGCAAGATGTCGAGAAAGGAAGTAGCAAGCTCAAAACAGTTTAAAGATTTCCTAACTAAC GAAATGAAAAAGGTGTTTGATACAAGTGGAGTAAAGGGGTTTGAAAAGGTTAAAACGTTCCACATCGATGATGAGCTGTTTGCAATAGAAAACGACCTGTTAACGACAACGAATAAACTCAAGAGAC TTGAAAAGGTGGAATATAGGatggaagatgaagaaaataagttaaataTAGCTAAAATATCAGGAATCGTAAAAGATGGAGACATAACAGCGTGTAAAACGCTCATCCTGAACGATGGAGGAATCACACAAGTGGAGGACCTGTATTCGATGAAATCACTGGAAAAGGTGACACTgtgtaacaataaaatcaGAGACATGAG CGTGCCAAATATATCAAAGTTAGTCAATTTGGAGGTGCTTATTTTGAGTCACAATAACATAGAGAGCTTTAAGTCACCTAACACGTTTATGAATaagttgaaaaaaataacactGAGCCACAACAAGTTGAGAGAATTTCCAATATCAGACAAGTACCCAGTGTTAGCTGAGCTGAGGTTGAATTCGAATAAGATTCTTACCTTGCCGAACAATCTAGAGCTGTATTCATGTCTTAAGATACTGGATTTGGGGAATAATCAAATAGTGAACGTAAGGGGACTGTATAAACTGAGTAACCTGAAGGACCTTAACCTATCGAATAACCCATCGGTAGACGTAAAAGAGGTGCTGAGTAACCTGAAACAGctgaaaatatacaattcGCATCCAATAGAGTATTATAAGAAGGGTGATAGTGACGGTGTGATTAGTGCAAGTAACAGTGATAGTAACTTAGCCGGTGTTAAGAGTACTGAAGCCACCAGTGGAGCTAATACTAATAGTTACGTAAGTAGTAGTATCGAAAGtaagaataataaaaataagcgtgtaagaaggagaagg GGGCTAGTGACGacagatttaaatttaattaacacCGCTGAAGTTAGACCAGcagtatttttatcatcaaTGGGATATATCGCCTGTGAATCACTAGTGTTTAAGCACGAAGATAGCTATTACCTGGATACACTGAGGTTAAATTGCAGTGCTCTGTTACATATTTtgaagaggaggaaacTGGGATCAAAAGTAAACATAGGCTTAATTGGGTCGCAAGTATATGTTGAGCCGCCAGCGGAGATAAGGAGTCTAGTAGAAGATGGTGCTACGAAGAGTGAAGACG TGCTGAGGTTTTTGGATGTTAGAAACAGGTTCTTCGGAAATCGCTACTACAGGTTGCTGGACGCAACGACTGTGGAAGAGGCCACTAAAGGGGCTAGTACGCCCAGTAGCGAGGATGTGGGACCATATGAAAAAACAATGTTGCTAAACTGCTTCCTGTTAGACTTTTTATTTAGCAGTAGTGCTAGTGCTAGTACCACGACTAGAGTCAGTGCCAGCAAGGTAATGTTGTTCGACTTGAACTTGGATAAGTTTAACTACATCAACCACAACAAGGGCTGCTACGTAGGCCAGGAAACAGTGAACAGaatattgaataaaatactaataaataagtatagaATGTATTTACTGATAAACAAGGAAGGTATTGATGACACTACCAGTGATACTAATATTAGTGGTACCGGTAGCAGTGTGATGGAGGAATTGAGCGAGTTGAAGTTAGTTGAATGCCTAAGGAAGTCGCACGGCAACTGTGATAAACGAGGTATGTAcgtgtttattaaaaagaTAATGAGCGACTTGAGACCGGTGGTTTTAAGCAAGGTTAGCAGTAGTGACAAGGGGTTGATCGACAGTAAAAAGTTAATACTGCTGACGTTGTTTGATGACTTCGGATTTGTCTTACTGAATCGGAACACGGAACTTGgtgaaataaatataaacagtAGGTTATACTCATTACACCCAGTAACATAA
- a CDS encoding uncharacterized protein (CS domain containing protein), with product MSDANEGIDNLLLLVTQRSGCIENLLENFFSFLARKTDFYRPPDKSNEISLDHCTNLVSYYCRNVGMRYAELISKNSKKVAGAQPSDNKNTLPSSTELLASSSPQDSGKHPELAKDTNKREDSTESGRSDRKIAEKPHETESKGSNKNMGSDKTGTVTKSEVVSGTQKVERSEDSEDDSPPPPGNGGKTQWYEWTQTLSSLEVMVTVPEGTVCKNVKVEIGTNTLNVKVNNRLLFGGELYDSVKSDESVWALVDNKMLQISLEKRNQMGWWATVVKGHPEIDVKKIVPENSKLSDLDSETRSTVEKMMFDQRQKAAGLPTSSQRSQYEALEKFKKAHPELDFSKAQINFS from the exons ATGTCAGACGCTAATGAGGGTATAGATaatcttttattattagttacaCAGCGATCCGGGTGCATAGAGAACCTTTTAGAGAACTTCTTTTCTTTCCTGGCCCGGAAAACGGACTTTTACAGACCTCCAGACAAGAGTAACGAAATATCGCTCGACCATTGCACAAATTTGGTCTCGTATTACTGTAGAAATGTAGGAATGAGGTACGCTGAACTAATTTCCAAGAATTCCAAAAAGGTGGCGGGAGCCCAGCCGagtgataataaaaacacgCTCCCATCCTCAACTGAACTTTTGGCATCGTCTTCTCCGCAAGACTCTGGAAAACATCCCGAGTTGGCCAAAGATACTAACAAACGCGAGGATTCCACCGAATCTGGCAGATCTGATCGAAAGATCGCGGAAAAACCACACGAAACTGAGTCGAAAggatcaaataaaaatatgggTTCGGATAAAACTGGTACGGTTACGAAAAGTGAGGTAGTAAGCGGCACACAGAAAGTGGAGAGGTCTGAGGACTCTGAGGATGACTCACCGCCTCCACCTGGGAACGGCGGCAAAACACAATG GTATGAATGGACTCAGACCTTAAGCTCTTTGGAAGTTATGGTTACAGTTCCAGAAGGCACAGTTTGTAAAAACGTCAAGGTAGAAATAGGAACGAACACTTTGAACGTGAAAGTGAACAATAGACTGCTATTTG GAGGCGAATTGTATGATTCCGTAAAGAGTGATGAGTCAGTATGGGCACTGGTGGACAACAAAATGCTCCAAATCTCACTTGAAAAAAGAAATCAGATGGGTTGGTGGGCGACGGTGGTAAAGGGTCACCCTGAGATCGATGTTAAAAAGATAGTTCCAGAG AATAGTAAACTGAGTGACTTGGATTCTGAAACCAGGAGCACTGTTGAGAAGATGATGTTCGATCAGCGTCAAAAGGCTGCCGGGTTACCAACTAGCAGTCAGAGATCACAATACGAGGCGCTTgagaagtttaaaaaggCACATCCGGAACTGGACTTTTCAAAAGCTCAAATAAACTTTTCGTAA